The Hippoglossus hippoglossus isolate fHipHip1 chromosome 2, fHipHip1.pri, whole genome shotgun sequence genome includes a region encoding these proteins:
- the mrpl39 gene encoding 39S ribosomal protein L39, mitochondrial translates to MATRTASQLLLRRYASTAAAAVRPPAAALRSQRNAVFSREQGRQRALYPRIEKIEVSMRGPGLEGTLLVMNRGISTPLSCARHLTEHHVTNSALALVDGELWPLHQPLTRSCSLTLLSFKDSDPTLVNQAYWRSCAAMLGQVLETAFKDNYTVELLSSPEVPVTLGAFCCDVALDPQLDSWTPSEEALRSLTRGAQLLIHQDLPWEPLEVVPSVALEVFSHSRFKQEEVEEKAAQNPKGSVMLYRCGDHVMLSGGPLVARTGQCSQYEVTALHSLGQGPWGLHRRAQGLSLPLQLQAHHTVWRKLRQRAEKLVELPKPEEVTPPSLPDSDPPATTSA, encoded by the exons ATGGCGACGAGGACCGCGAGTCAACTTCTTCTTCGCC GTTATGCATccaccgcagcagcagccgtgcGTCCACCGGCTGCCGCGCTCCGCAGCCAGCGCAACGCCGTCTTCTCCAGAGAGCAGGGCCGGCAGCGAGCGCTTTACCCGCGCATCGAGAAGATCGAGGTGTCCATGCGCGGCCCGGGGCTGGAGGGCACGCTGCTCGTCATGAACAGGGGGATTTCCACGCCGCTGAGCTGTGCCAGAC ACTTGACAGAGCATCATGTGACTAACTCGGCTCTGGCCCTGGTCGATGGGGAGCTCTGGCCGCTGCACCAGCCCCTCACCCGCTCGTGCTCACTTACCCTGCTCTCATTTAAGGACAGCGACCCAACGCTGGTCAACCAG GCCTACTGGCGCTCCTGTGCTGCCATGTTGGGTCAGGTGCTGGAGACGGCCTTTAAGGACAACTacactgtggagctgctcagcTCGCCAGAGGTGCCAG TCACTTTAGGAGCCTTCTGCTGTGATGTGGCTCTCGACCCTCAGCTGGATTCATGGACTCCCTCAGAG GAGGCGCTGCGCTCCCTGACCCGAGGGGCCCAGCTGCTGATCCACCAGGACCTGCCCTGGGAGCCTCTGGAGGTGGTGCCGTCTGTGGCGCTGGAGGTTTTCTCACACAGCAG ATTTAAAcaagaggaggtggaagagaaAGCAGCACAAAATCCCAAAGGATCAGTGATGCTCTACAG ATGTGGCGACCATGTGATGTTGAGTGGGGGCCCTCTAGTGGCCAGGACAGGCCAGTGTTCCCAGTACGAGGTGACTGCTCTCCACAGCCTGGGACAGGGGCCCTGGGGCCTCCACCGCCGGGCCCAGGGCCTCTCTTtgcctctgcagctgcag GCTCACCACACAGTCTGGAGGAAACTGCGGCAGCGAGCAGAGAAACTG GTGGAGCTGCCGAAACCAGAAGAAGTGACTCCACCCTCACTTCCTGACTCCGACCCGCCGGCGACGACCTCTGCGTaa
- the jam2a gene encoding LOW QUALITY PROTEIN: junctional adhesion molecule 2a (The sequence of the model RefSeq protein was modified relative to this genomic sequence to represent the inferred CDS: inserted 2 bases in 1 codon) — translation MNYWGVGNKCEKKAEAPRXPAREEETPEPELWTMMEGTSLYLPIVVLLMQCSPSVPVTVSTNSPKVEVREFSDAVLSCKFHTEKDQHPRIEWKKKGKGVSFVYFDGHFKGPFEGRASIDGATVTLQKVTQEDAGDYRCEISAPQDSVTLGETNVTLKVLVPPHTPSCEIPSSAVTGSVVILRCRDQQSIPPATYSWFKDNLPISQPRHANATYLINSHTGVLEFKAVAKEDTGRYSCLASNGVGPPKTCEAKHMAIEDVNITAVVAAVVVVALLVMVCSCGGLLLHRNGFFSPGHRGRSFWISQCHGAAHISSQTLHRTEDTSNVNYVPPPQEPQDFKHTQSFML, via the exons ATGAATTATTGGGGAGTTGGGAACAAGTGCGAGAAGAAAGCTGAGGCTCCTCG TCCGGCCAGGGAAGAAGAGACTCCAGAGCCAGAGTTGTGGACGATGATGGAGGGGACGTCCCTGTATCTGCCTATTGTCGTTTTACTGATGCAAT GTTCCCCGTCTGTTCCCGTTACCGTGTCGACCAACAGTCCCAAGGTGGAGGTGCGCGAGTTCTCAG ACGCGGTGCTGTCCTGCAAGTTCCACACGGAGAAAGACCAGCACCCGCGCATCGAGTGGAAGAAGAAGGGGAAAGGGGTTTCCTTCGTGTACTTTGACGGACACTTCAAAG GTCCCTTCGAAGGCCGCGCGTCCATTGATGGCGCCACGGTGACGCTGCAGAAGGTGACCCAGGAGGATGCCGGCGACTACCGCTGCGAGATCAGTGCTCCTCAGGACTCCGTCACCCTGGGCGAGACCAACGTGACGCTGAAAGTCCTGG TGCCCCCCCACACCCCATCCTGCGAGATCCCCAGCTCGGCGGTGACGGGCTCGGTGGTGATACTGCGCTGCAGGGACCAGCAGAGCATCCCGCCTGCCACATACTCCTGGTTCAAGGACAACCTGCCAATCAGCCAGCCCCGCCACGCCAACGCCACCTATTTAATCAACTCACACACGGGAGTACTG GAGTTTAAAGCTGTAGCCAAAGAGGACACCGGCCGGTACAGCTGCCTGGCATCCAACGGGGTGGGACCGCCCAAAACGTGCGAGGCCAAGCACATGGcaatag AGGATGTCAACATCACAGCCGTGGTGGCGGCTGTGGTGGTGGTTGCCCTGTTGGTCATGGTGTGCAGCTGCGGGGGGCTCCTCCTGCACCGCAACGGATTCTTCAGCC CAGGACACAGAGGAAG GTCCTTTTGGATCTCCCAGTGTCATGGTGCAGCCCACATCAGCAGCCAAACCCTGCACAGAACAGAGGACAC GTCCAATGTCAACTACGTCCCTCCGCCCCAAGAA CCCCAGGATTTTAAACACACCCAGTCGTTCATGCTCTGA